Below is a window of Humulus lupulus chromosome 2, drHumLupu1.1, whole genome shotgun sequence DNA.
atttattttaattaataaatctgccataatttctcttttcttctcaaaattacacaactctgtgaaactatccaaaattgacctggtcaactttgatagttctaattgttgattaaatcaattaattgagactatctagattattttatccaaggtacaatggggaccatgggcctatgaaatcaagctccaataagttatcataaatctaacaaataaacttactaacttattaattcctcgtgactccactatagactcagaattgcactcttgacttcatagaacgctctataataaatatagatacgctattaattatccattgttacaaccataattgtcactcaatcctctatagacagtctacaatgagatatgactaaaatactattttacccctcattgtattttatccttaaaacacttagttccttgtaaatgatatttcagtaaactaatttaattactgaaatgagatctctatcatttaacaccttgaaccaaactaaaaggaaaccatcatttcacttcttcatcagaagctatagatgttcatatttatgattaacactcccactcaattatactactgagttcccaagatgtaagtatgggctagtccgtagggtaagctggtaacgaacaagtcaaagaactcaaataatacaatcagttagaatactaaccactcagaattgatattgaattgacctatggtcaactatatgatatgactagaatatataataacagtatgtttacttatcttatcaactgtcaatatcggtccagtccgatgtaacaaatacatccgatcttatctactttgctaatgttttggaaagaacataacactgtaatgtgtaagtagattggcaagtcagtgtaaatcctgtgcactaactaatcttaggactaacttattttgaacatataatcatatttatattccactgtgattatgtcactataaataagattagctataagctcgggatttaatagaagtttatattaatcaaataatcatgaaaataaaacatgtgagcaaagtgattgaccaagtcaaaaaatgatttctattattttattgatagtaaaatgagattacaaagaatttggattttaattagggcataaaaccccaacatactcTCTAGAGGGTGAACAATTTTTGTTCGACTCCCTTTTACATTATAATTTGCAATATTTATAGCTACGAGATGGGAAGAGCTGACGGTGGCAAGTTGTTTCCCAATCAGACTAATTCTTTAGACATGTGGAGGAGTTCTAGATTTCTGTACTCATCAAATATGGCAACCTAGCGTGTCCTTTGCGTGAAGAGGTTGGTTCCACATTTTTGCTAAATGAGGTTTTGGTGGTGAGAGCCACCAGCGAGTGGTGAGGGCCAATAACGAGTGGTGAGGGTCACTAGCGATTGGCAATGGCCATTGACAATGAAGGATTGACAATGAGCCTCTCAGCCATGCGACCGACGACGTCCTTGAGTCATTCACGCGGGGTTCGAAGCGGCAAAAAGCCAATTGGCTTGTGTGATTGGTGAGGTGGACTCTTTTTGATGAAATATGTTTTTGCCTAAGTGTTGTGGGAGTGATGAGGGTCACTCTCCTGGTAAACGATAGAGATCGCGTTGTTTTGCCACTTCACCACTTATTTTGACATGTCACCAACTACGGGGCTACCATGTGGCAATATCAAAATTAGGTATAATAATTACCATTACCATTactattctatttttattttgtaaccacATGCCACTTAAAAGATGTAGATATATTATCAATagtgaaagaaaatatttgaaatgagTAAAAAAtgctaaaatatataatatttaaatattgttatattactttataatataatataatattttagattaaataaatgtgacagaGAGTGTCACATGTTGTAACATACAAATAAGAGTTACAACATTTTGTATAGTGTGTAatacaaatgtgtaacatatttgagagttacaatttCAATAACAAATTTGCAACTTctaaatattacccattattgtgtaaattttttgTTACATAATTTTGAGTAGAATTTCTCAAAGTCATAAGTGAAATGGCTGTTGGAGACTtggttttaaccccaataatttgtttggggttacaaaatcaattgggagtgatttggaaccgtttggaaaaaataGCACAAAGTTGTGTGTTGAAAAAGGCCAGTGGTCGCAGCCAGGGGCATTGGTGGTCGCGACCTGGGTGACAGAGAGCTACGGCTGCGGCTAGAAATGCTCGTGGCCGCAGCGAAGAGGGCTGGCtgccaattttcagttttttccaattttctTGAACAACTCTAACAACTCAAACAACTcacaaatctcttttttaattccataaacatccaattaatcattggtaacagtcgtgggggttggtggaatttgaaattcaaagggtatctcaaaactttataaatatgagcctattgctcacttgtaaaacacaatttttctatctATTAGAACACTTGGCTAAAAAAAACCTAGAAGCTTGATAATTCGACAGAGCTTTTTGCAAATTGTGAGAGTTCATTTAGTGtttgagttaggggaaataagtttttggacaaatattgtaaactttgttcaagttggtgaccctcaatgctcttcactttggttgtgtgagtgagagtttcttgtttaTTGTTCTTGCTCTTATTTTTCTGCTAttgcttttctttttttcttatttacttgtatttcttgtttaaagttgtaatatttttatttcttttatttcaaacactatttgctttatttgtatttttttgtttAGACTTGTAATTTTCTAttatcttcttttatttttttttattctatttgtaaTTTTCAATCCTAGTgttgtaatattatttaataaataattatttatttatatattttgcttagagttttttactatttttattccggcaatatatttttttctaaaaaaaatgtaatatacAGTGTAATGTAAAAATTATGAGTtagaataaaaaaatttatattttagtttGGTATTTTAAAGAATAACTGAGAGAATCATGTCAGTGAGGGCATTTATGGTTCGTAGATACTCAAAATTTACATTAAACAAGGGGCAGGATAGGAAAATAATATATTCCTTTCAAAATAGATTTaaaattgaaataataataaaaaaaaagtagccGCTTAATCTCTCTCTATTTATACTATTGCATCGCAGTAATGTGATTGGAAACActaaatattcaaatttcaaaattcaaaagtcgagagagagagagaaatcgaCTCGACGACCTCAAAACGAAACCAGATGAAGGCTTTTTACAGGCAGAGGAAGAAGAAAGCCACGGCCAACTCCAAAACAAAGCCACCTTCCTCCTCATCCTTCTCTCCCAAGACACCTCGAGCCGCCTCCCTCGGCTCCGATGTCTCCCAGGCCCCTGCCTCTGTTAACCTTCAAggtactattattactattaaaCTCATAGGCCACTTCCCATTATATTATTAGGGTTAGGGTTAGCGGTAGGGTTTGGTACCAGTTGATTTGATCTGATTCATTTATTATTTTGGTTGGATAAATAGATGATTATGATAAGGATGAAGAGGTGTTAAGGCAATTCGACCTGGACATTGCGTACGGACCATGCTCAGGAATGAGCAGGATGGCTCGGTGGGAGCGTGCCTCCCGTCTTGGATTGAATCCACCTAAAGAAGTTGAGCAACTTCTCAACTCTCCCAATGTTCGCCCTCAATGCTTATGGGACTCTCGCATTTAGAATCAACTTACTTTTTTCGTTTTGCTATCTAATGCTGGACGACTGAATGTGATCTAAACCAAACTTAACCCgttgttattttttttctccCTTTTGGTTTGAGTTTGGATGTCAAATATTATGTAAGAACTA
It encodes the following:
- the LOC133818821 gene encoding uncharacterized protein LOC133818821; this encodes MKAFYRQRKKKATANSKTKPPSSSSFSPKTPRAASLGSDVSQAPASVNLQDDYDKDEEVLRQFDLDIAYGPCSGMSRMARWERASRLGLNPPKEVEQLLNSPNVRPQCLWDSRI